The Bacillota bacterium genome includes a region encoding these proteins:
- a CDS encoding SpoVA/SpoVAEb family sporulation membrane protein, whose product MQVLVAFLVGGALCALAQLVLDIAKIQPAHVMVLFVILGAVASGLGLYGPLVQTAGAGASIPLSGFGHVLVQGMAQDVAQKGAVGLMTGGLRAASLALTAAVFFAWLMSVLFNPRG is encoded by the coding sequence GTGCAGGTTCTGGTAGCCTTCCTGGTGGGAGGGGCTCTTTGCGCCCTGGCCCAGTTGGTGCTGGACATCGCGAAAATACAGCCGGCTCACGTGATGGTCCTCTTTGTCATCCTGGGGGCGGTGGCCAGCGGGCTGGGTCTCTACGGGCCCCTGGTGCAGACCGCGGGCGCGGGGGCGAGCATCCCCCTGAGCGGGTTTGGTCACGTGCTGGTGCAGGGCATGGCGCAAGACGTGGCCCAAAAGGGCGCGGTGGGCCTTATGACGGGGGGATTGCGGGCCGCTTCCCTGGCCCTCACAGCTGCGGTGTTCTTTGCGTGGCTGATGAGCGTGCTCTTCAACCCCCGGGGTTAG